The following coding sequences lie in one Pseudomonas sp. B33.4 genomic window:
- a CDS encoding cation diffusion facilitator family transporter, which produces MTSSPEHARLLRLATRASVAVACTLIVAKAIAWWLSGSVSMLAGLTDSALDGITSMLNLLAVHYALRPADDDHRYGHGKAESLAGMAQALFIGGSALLIAFQAYERLHDPQPLGAPWLSIGVIVFSLLLTAALLVLQHRVIKQTGSNAVRADSLHYRSDMLLNGSILIALILAGFGFDQLDAWFGLGIAAYILWSAIQIARESFSVLMDEELPTDVSQHMLELACSVPGVLGAHDLRTRISGNHWFVQLHLELPGELTLSVAHGISDQAADAIHKAYPRAEVLVHADPIKAATSREPQASSL; this is translated from the coding sequence ATGACCTCCAGCCCCGAACACGCTCGCCTGCTAAGGCTGGCGACCCGCGCCTCGGTGGCGGTCGCCTGCACGCTGATCGTTGCCAAAGCCATCGCCTGGTGGCTGAGCGGTTCGGTGAGCATGCTCGCCGGCCTGACAGACTCGGCGCTGGATGGCATCACCTCGATGCTCAATCTGCTGGCGGTGCATTACGCGCTGCGCCCGGCGGATGACGATCACCGTTATGGCCACGGCAAGGCGGAATCGCTGGCGGGCATGGCGCAGGCGTTGTTCATTGGTGGCAGTGCGCTGTTGATCGCGTTTCAGGCGTACGAGCGATTGCACGATCCGCAGCCGCTCGGGGCGCCGTGGCTGAGCATCGGCGTGATCGTGTTTTCGCTGCTGCTGACGGCGGCGCTGCTGGTGTTGCAGCATCGGGTGATCAAGCAGACCGGCTCCAACGCCGTGCGCGCGGACTCGCTGCACTATCGCTCGGACATGTTGCTCAACGGCAGCATTCTGATTGCGCTGATCCTCGCCGGATTCGGCTTTGACCAACTCGATGCGTGGTTCGGTCTGGGGATCGCCGCGTACATTCTGTGGAGCGCAATCCAGATCGCCCGGGAAAGTTTTTCGGTGTTGATGGATGAAGAACTGCCGACGGACGTCAGTCAGCACATGCTCGAACTGGCCTGCAGTGTGCCGGGGGTGTTGGGCGCGCATGACTTGCGCACGCGGATTTCCGGCAACCACTGGTTCGTGCAGTTGCACCTGGAATTGCCGGGAGAATTGACCTTGTCAGTGGCGCACGGCATCAGCGATCAAGCCGCCGATGCCATCCACAAAGCCTACCCGCGAGCCGAAGTGCTGGTGCACGCCGACCCGATAAAAGCAGCTACAAGTCGCGAGCCGCAAGCTTCAAGCTTGTAG
- a CDS encoding DUF6515 family protein, which translates to MNSRIWRLASVGLLCVSVSVQTLADEPQNRGPDGGGHGQDHQGNNQGHGGNNQPRPQNNPSQNQPQQNQQRLQNNEIIRGDNSRQFEHNGQPHNNNGQWQNHDQNRPAYNPNPVRQPPPPPQMPANSLPIQPRPDTVRQTQEPRQGYYRDERPQNGYNNQHWQTNNRPNDNRWPGRPDGHGNGWGPGPQYRPGHVIDRFPDRDYRVPYRGQDYFFSGGYWYRPQGPRYIVVQPPRGIRIQYLPDYAREVWIGGSLLFLAAGSYYAYQEATQDYVVVEPPAQQQSQPQPQSQGYDVEAYPANGQSPEQVQQDGYQCYQYAVQQSGFDPRTATYQPAPEVVQAYRQAQGNCLSSRGYQVR; encoded by the coding sequence GGGCCGGATGGCGGTGGTCACGGTCAGGATCATCAAGGTAACAATCAGGGCCATGGCGGCAACAATCAGCCGCGTCCGCAGAACAATCCATCGCAGAATCAGCCGCAACAGAATCAGCAGCGCCTGCAGAACAACGAGATCATTCGTGGCGACAACAGCCGCCAGTTCGAGCATAACGGCCAGCCGCACAACAATAATGGCCAGTGGCAAAACCACGACCAGAACCGACCGGCGTACAACCCCAACCCGGTGCGTCAGCCGCCACCGCCGCCACAAATGCCGGCCAACAGCCTGCCAATCCAGCCACGGCCCGATACCGTGCGCCAGACCCAGGAACCGCGTCAGGGCTACTACCGCGACGAGCGTCCGCAAAACGGCTACAACAACCAGCATTGGCAGACCAACAACCGGCCCAATGACAATCGCTGGCCGGGCCGTCCCGACGGGCATGGCAACGGTTGGGGCCCGGGCCCGCAATACCGGCCGGGGCATGTGATCGACCGCTTCCCGGATCGCGATTATCGCGTGCCGTATCGTGGCCAGGATTACTTCTTCTCCGGCGGCTACTGGTATCGCCCGCAAGGCCCGCGCTACATCGTCGTGCAGCCGCCGCGCGGGATCCGCATTCAGTATTTGCCGGATTACGCCCGTGAAGTGTGGATCGGTGGTTCGCTGCTGTTCCTCGCCGCCGGTTCTTACTACGCGTATCAGGAAGCGACTCAGGATTACGTAGTCGTCGAGCCGCCCGCGCAACAACAGTCACAGCCACAACCGCAATCCCAGGGCTATGACGTCGAAGCCTATCCGGCCAACGGCCAGTCGCCGGAGCAAGTGCAGCAGGACGGTTACCAGTGTTATCAGTACGCCGTGCAGCAAAGCGGTTTCGACCCGCGCACCGCGACTTATCAACCGGCGCCCGAAGTGGTTCAGGCGTACCGTCAGGCTCAGGGCAATTGCCTGAGCAGTCGCGGTTATCAGGTCAGATAG